One Gossypium hirsutum isolate 1008001.06 chromosome A11, Gossypium_hirsutum_v2.1, whole genome shotgun sequence genomic window carries:
- the LOC107954348 gene encoding receptor-like protein EIX2, translating into MNNKEHKLMKNRKQNKRTKSKEKQQGEIPHNLGNLTKLQYLDLRSNERGDNKATSLQWISGLSSLQYLDLSESDLSKATNWLQVTFKHPSLLELHLSNCDLEDDPSLISVNSSKSLLVLDLSGNSLSSVSKSIFSLHGLVSIDLRSCYLEGTIPDYFGNISFLEVLDLSLNHLNSSIPNSLYSLNHLRFLDLSYNEIEQDISEILQGLSRCCLGSLDSLNMESNQLSGHLTDQRGQFKNLAYLSLALNKIFGPIPVSIGELSSLYFFDALENQLSGQIPLSIGELSSLKFFDVTDNQLNGKIPPTLGYTNPCMLNLRNNSMFGKLPSTLQNSSRLFMLDLSENHFSGSVPAWIGDKLSKLVVLSLRSNNFDGHIPRKICDLQFLQILDLAHNNISGVIPKCFNNLSAMVTTNKTNSKLSSWYFVDSLIYLKELLMLKGREDEYGTTLGLVTSIDLSVYKLKREIPKEIGSLVGLLSLNFSGNLLTGNIPDNIGNMKLMESLDLSMNCLNGEIPPSFSKLNFLNHFNVSYNNLTGQIPTSTQLQSFENLSYVGNHLCGPPLTKNCTSKSIPTNGANNGRNSEGSKVNWLYVSIVLGFVMGFWGVVAPLFFIRSWRIAYYQKLDHIYGKLYGFWATICK; encoded by the exons ATGAACAACAAAGAGCATAAGCTCATGAAAAACAGGAAGcaaaacaaaagaacaaaatccaaagagaagcaGCAA GGAGAAATTCCTCATAACCTTGGGAATCTCACAAAGTTGCAGTATCTTGATCTTCGAAGTAATGAACGAGGCGATAATAAAGCAACAAGTCTTCAATGGATTTCTGGACTTTCTTCCTTGCAGTACCTTGATTTGAGTGAGTCGGATCTTTCTAAAGCAACTAATTGGCTACAGGTAACATTCAAACACCCTTCTTTGTTAGAGTTGCACTTGTCAAATTGTGATTTAGAAGATGATCCATCTTTGATCAGTGTTAATTCTTCAAAATCACTGCTCGTTCTTGATCTTTCTGGGAACAGCTTATCTTCAGTATCCAAGTCAATATTTAGCCTTCATGGTCTTGTGTCCATTGATCTTAGATCCTGTTATTTGGAAGGAACAATTCCAGATTACTTTGGGAACATCTCGTTTCTTGAAGTTCTTGATCTTAGTTTGAATCATCTCAATTCATCCATACCCAATTCCTTGTATAGTTTAAACCATCTCCGATTTCTTGATCTTTCGTATAATGAAATTGAGCAAGACATATCTGAAATCCTACAGGGTTTGTCTAGATGTTGTTTAGGTTCCTTAGATTCATTGAATATGGAATCTAATCAACTTTCTGGTCATTTAACTGATCAACGTGGCCAGTTTAAAAATCTAGCTTACCTGTCCCTTGCTCTGAACAAAATTTTTGGTCCCATTCCAGTGTCCATAGGGGAGTTATCAtctttgtatttctttgatgctTTAGAAAATCAATTAAGTGGTCAAATTCCATTGTCTATAGGGGAGTTATCATCTTTGAAGTTCTTTGATGTTACAGATAATCAATTAAATG GGAAAATCCCACCTACTTTGGGATATACAAATCCTTGTATGTTAAACCTTCGAAACAATAGCATGTTTGGAAAATTACCCTCCACAttgcaaaattctagtagattaTTTATGCTTGATCTTAGTGAAAATCATTTCAGTGGAAGTGTACCAGCATGGATTGGTGATAAGCTCTCGAAACTTGTGGTTCTAAGCCTTCGATCAAATAACTTTGATGGTCATATTCCTCGTAAAATTTGTGAtcttcaatttcttcaaatcttGGACCTTGCCCACAACAACATTTCAGGAGTTATTCCAAAATGTTTCAATAATTTAAGTGCAATGGTCACAACAAACAAAACCAATAGTAAACTTTCTTCGTGGTATTTCGTTGATTCCTTAATTTATTTGAAAGAATTATTGATGCTGAAAGGACGAGAGGATGAATATGGTACCACACTAGGACTTGTTACTAGCATAGACCTTTCGGTTTATAAACTCAAAAGAGAGATCCCTAAAGAAATTGGTAGTCTCGTTGGACTattgtctttaaatttttctgGGAATCTCTTAACAGGAAATATACCAGACAACATTGGCAACATGAAGTTAATGGAATCTCTTGATTTGTCCATGAATTGCCTAAATGGTGAAATCCCTCCAAGTTTCTCTAAATTGAATTTCTTGAATCACTTCAATGTGTCCTACAACAACTTGACAGGACAAATCCCAACAAGCACTCAGCTTCAGAGCTTTGAAAACTTATCTTACGTGGGCAATCATCTTTGCGGACCTCCTCTCACTAAGAATTGCACCTCAAAAAGCATTCCAACTAATGGTGCAAATAATGGAAGAAACAGTGAAGGAAGTAAAGTGAATTGGCTTTATGTAAGCATAGTTCTTggctttgtaatgggattttggggtGTAGTGGCTCCCTTGTTTTTCATTAGGTCTTGGAGGATTGCATACTATCAAAAGCTGGACCATATCTATGGTAAATTGTATGGGTTTTGGGCTACTATTTGTAAGTAG
- the LOC107944460 gene encoding receptor-like protein EIX2, with protein sequence MAMANMTTPLPISLLSFLLLIAAICFSICDANFNLLCIQTEREALLKFKNDLIDPSNRLSSWIEGGDCCKWIGVVCHNSTGHVNQLHLAAPLFSPSALGGKINPSLLELKHLSFLDLSNNNFKSIQIPKFFGLLESLTYLNLSRALFQGAIPHNLGNLSKLQYLDLGVDVFSYRWDLKSKSLQWVSGLSSLQYLDLSGADLSKATDWVQVTFKLPSLLQLHLSGCRLEDDPSFISVNSTKSLIVLDLSENSLSSVPKSIFSLHALVSIDLRWNYLKGPIPDYFGNISFLEVLDLTRTSLNSSIPNSLYSLNRLQFLSLSDNQLQGTISSAIGNLSSVTHLDLSYNDMLEGRLPTSLEHLSYLSLAQNKISGPIPSSIGEMSNLKFFDVSKKSINRSNSIVYRGFIIFGVL encoded by the coding sequence ATGGCAATGGCAAACATGACAACTCCTCTTCCAATTTCCTTactctcttttcttcttctcattgCCGCTATCTGTTTTAGCATTTGTGATGCCAATTTCAACCTACTTTGCATCCAAACTGAGAGAGAAGCTCTTTTGAAATTCAAGAATGATCTTATTGATCCTTCAAACAGGTTATCTTCTTGGATTGAAGGAGGGGATTGCTGTAAATGGATTGGTGTCGTCTGCCATAACTCAACAGGCCACGTCAACCAACTGCACTTGGCTGCTCCCCTTTTTTCACCTTCAGCTCTAGGAGGCAAAATAAATCCTTCACTGCTGGAGTTGAAGCATCTCAGTTTCCTGGACTTGAGCAATAACAATTTTAAAAGCATACAGATCCCGAAGTTTTTCGGTTTGCTGGAGAGTTTAACATACCTTAACCTCTCTCGAGCACTATTCCAGGGAGCAATTCCTCATAACCTGGGGAACCTTTCAAAGTTGCAGTATCTTGATCTTGGAGTTGATGTTTTTTCGTACCGGTGGGATCTTAAATCAAAAAGTCTTCAATGGGTTTCTGGACTTTCTTCCTTGCAGTACCTTGATTTGAGTGGTGCGGATCTTTCTAAAGCAACTGATTGGGTACAGGTAACATTCAAACTTCCTTCTTTGTTACAATTGCACTTGTCAGGTTGTAGGTTAGAAGATGACCCATCTTTCATCAGTGTCAATTCTACAAAATCACTGATTGTTCTTGATCTTTCTGAGAACAGCTTATCTTCAGTACCTAAGTCGATATTTAGTCTTCATGCTCTTGTGTCCATTGATCTTAGATGGAATTATTTGAAAGGCCCAATTCCAGATTACTTTGGGAACATCTCGTTTCTTGAAGTTCTTGATCTTACTCGGACTTCTCTTAATTCATCCATACCCAACTCCTTGTACAGTTTAAACCGTCTTCAGTTCCTTAGTCTTAGTGATAACCAGTTACAAGGAACAATCTCGAGTGCCATTGGAAACTTGAGCTCTGTTACTCACCTTGATCTTTCTTATAATGATATGTTGGAAGGAAGATTACCAACCTCTCTGGAACATCTGTCTTACTTGTCCCTTGCTCAAAACAAAATTTCTGGTCCCATTCCATCATCGATAGGGGAGATGTCAAATTTGAAATTCTTtgatgtttcaaaaaaatcaattaaccGGTCAAATTCCATTGTCTATAGGGGATTTATCATCTTTGGAGTTCTTTGA